A single region of the Salvia miltiorrhiza cultivar Shanhuang (shh) chromosome 8, IMPLAD_Smil_shh, whole genome shotgun sequence genome encodes:
- the LOC131000447 gene encoding sm-like protein LSM4 isoform X2 translates to MLPLSLLKSAQGHPMLVELKNGETYNGHLVNCDTWMNIHLREVICTSKDGDRFWRMPECYVRGNTIKYLRVPDEVIDKVQEETKSRSDRRPPGVGRGRGRGGREEGSKAKGVGRGLEDGGGRGAGAGRGRGGAGGRAAGNRGGGRGR, encoded by the exons ATG CTTCCGCTTTCGTTGCTCAAGTCCGCACAAGGGCACCCTATG TTGGTAGAACTGAAAAATGGGGAGACATACAACGGTCACCTGGTTAACTGCGACACTTGGATGAACATCCATCTCCGTGAAGTTATCTGCACCTCAAAG GATGGAGATAGGTTTTGGCGAATGCCAGAGTGCTATGTTAGGGGTAATACAATCAAGTATCTCAGAGTTCCGGATGAG GTGATTGATAAAGTTCAAGAAGAGACAAAAAGCCGTTCTG ACAGAAGGCCACCTGGAGTGGGGCgtggaagaggaagaggaggtaGAGAAGAAGGCTCTAAAGCAAAAGGTGTGGGCCGTGGTTTGGAGGATGGAGGAGGCCGGGGTGCAGGTGCTGGTCGAGGCAGGGGTGGAGCTGGAGGAAGGGCTGCTGGAAACAGAG GTGGTGGTCGAGGCCGATGA
- the LOC131000445 gene encoding WD repeat-containing protein GTS1, translating into MVMYDKTIHSNLRKNPSSNEKPPRRNRTRKRKKESMEIAEEMEIEEKTPTPSPSNFKRFGLKNSIQTNFGDDYVFEIVAKDDWTSIAVSLSTNAVKLYSPQTGQYLGECSGHSSTINKISFAGPSSPHVLYSCSSDSTIRAWDSRSFQQVACISAGPSEEVFSFSFGGADGNLIAAGCNSQILVWDWRTMKQTACLEESHMEDVTQVHFVPGHQNKLLSASVDGLMCLFDTSGEINDDDHMVSVFNVGTSIGKVGFCGQANDKLWCLTHIETLSVWDWNESRTEANFDNARALASESWTLDQVDYFVDCHYSLEEDRLWVIGGTNAGTFGYFPVTLGSTKTIGSAEAVFQGGHTGIVRSVLPMSSVPGKTNSRGIFGWTGGEDGRMCCWLSDESPEMNRSWVSSTLVEKSHKTHRKRHSPY; encoded by the exons atggtgatgTATGATAAAACAATCCATTCCAATCTCCGCAAAAACCCTAGCTCCAACGAAAAACCACCCAGGCGGAACAGAACACGAAAGCGAAAAAAAGAGAGCATGGAAATTGCAGAAGAAATGGAGATAGAAGAGAAAACTCCAACTCCTAGTCCAAGCAATTTCAAGAGATTTGGGCTAAAAAACTCAATACAAACCAACTTCGGTGATGATTACGTCTTCGAAATTGTTGCCAA AGACGATTGGACGTCGATTGCTGTCTCGCTTTCTACGAATGCGGTGAAGTTATACTCGCCGCAGACGGGACAGTACCTTGGTGAATGCAGTGGTCATTCTTCAACGATCAATAAGATTTCCTTCGCAGGACCGTCGTCTCCGCACGTTTTATATTCCTGTTCGTCCGATTCTACGATCAGAGCTTGGGATTCCAGGTCTTTTCAGCAG GTGGCTTGCATAAGCGCAGGCCCGTCTGAGGAGGTATTTAGCTTTTCATTTGGCGGGGCTGATGGTAATCTCATTGCAGCAGGATGTAATTCTCAG ATTCTTGTATGGGATTGGAGGACAATGAAACAGACTGCATGCTTGGAGGAATCTCACATGGAAGACGTTACTCAG GTCCACTTTGTCCCAGGGCATCAAAACAAGCTTCTTTCTGCTTCTGTTGATGGATTAATGTGTCTGTTTGACACCAGTGGAGAAATAAATGATGATGACCACATGGTGTCA GTGTTCAATGTGGGAACTTCAATTGGAAAAGTGGGATTCTGTGGCCAGGCAAATGATAAATTGTGGTGCTTAACGCATATTGAAACTTTGAG TGTCTGGGATTGGAATGAATCGAGAACTGAGGCAAACTTTGATAATGCACGAGCATTAGCATCCGAGAGCTGGACACTAGATCAA GTTGACTACTTTGTTGACTGTCATTATTCACTTGAGGAGGATCGCCTATGGGTTATCGGAGGTACAAATGCAGGCACCTTTGGGTACTTCCCTGTAACACTTGGAAGCACAAAGACGATTGGATCTGCAGAGGCTGTGTTTCAAGGCGGCCATACAGGTATTGTGAGGAGCGTGTTGCCCATGTCCAGCGTGCCTGGCAAAACAAATAGTCGAGGCATTTTTGGATGGACAGGAGGCGAAGACGGTCGCATGTGTTGCTGGTTATCTGATGAATCTCCGGAGATGAACCGCTCCTGGGTATCTAGTACATTGGTCGAGAAATCGCATAAAACCCACAGGAAAAGACATAGTCCTTACTAA
- the LOC131000447 gene encoding sm-like protein LSM4 isoform X1, whose amino-acid sequence MLPLSLLKSAQGHPMLVELKNGETYNGHLVNCDTWMNIHLREVICTSKDGDRFWRMPECYVRGNTIKYLRVPDEVIDKVQEETKSRSDRRPPGVGRGRGRGGREEGSKAKGVGRGLEDGGGRGAGAGRGRGGAGGRAAGNRGLSLTLCFVFTYDFMDLQQGLMMH is encoded by the exons ATG CTTCCGCTTTCGTTGCTCAAGTCCGCACAAGGGCACCCTATG TTGGTAGAACTGAAAAATGGGGAGACATACAACGGTCACCTGGTTAACTGCGACACTTGGATGAACATCCATCTCCGTGAAGTTATCTGCACCTCAAAG GATGGAGATAGGTTTTGGCGAATGCCAGAGTGCTATGTTAGGGGTAATACAATCAAGTATCTCAGAGTTCCGGATGAG GTGATTGATAAAGTTCAAGAAGAGACAAAAAGCCGTTCTG ACAGAAGGCCACCTGGAGTGGGGCgtggaagaggaagaggaggtaGAGAAGAAGGCTCTAAAGCAAAAGGTGTGGGCCGTGGTTTGGAGGATGGAGGAGGCCGGGGTGCAGGTGCTGGTCGAGGCAGGGGTGGAGCTGGAGGAAGGGCTGCTGGAAACAGAGGTCTGTCTTTAACTCTATGTTTTGTTTTCACTTATGATTTCATGGACTTACAACAAGGTTTGATGATGCACTGA